A genomic region of Gemmata massiliana contains the following coding sequences:
- a CDS encoding COG1361 family protein yields MSRWKHIRAAAGGGTAVVAVWAFVSLAASAQKPQLTFHALPEPSTSGSDVYPPLELPVDPNVEQAQFQQRVPGGSPGQLTGAAASVNDPVYPVVTIRVRVPADAVPGDDLKYVIVVQNVSAADAHSVTVRNPLSPDADVVRAEPPVDGPTGGKATSDVQPGGLSPQGNPQKRQLVWSLGTLKAGASKTIELVLRPKAGVTELNNLAYVKYEHGQSVTTKIGKPTVKVTKAAPKQTVRDETYNVRVLVENLAKVPADHIRVLENVPASAEVEPITAGGKRGQQTEKDTGTQQWVWEIARLQPGERKVIEYRVTPREAKEIYTLTSVTGPKLHKDQTAEAQTKVLVPGLSLKFTGPDGVVNAGESAKYEILVRNTGTLPSTALRVTGTLPAGCRPTKKTDGGQILRDSIMWQIPRLEPGEAQTFRYELKASTTGRRTVTSQVSDARGTRASQEVATTFAGAAALAWETKFDSLTVQVGKQGVLTVEVKNTGSEAGRNVRVQVEVPDNVSVVQTTPSVRVEGNLVQFNAESVPSNGKATYTLTFKGMKADQAEFRIRMNADSLGDRPLTTLKTVSITGDAK; encoded by the coding sequence ATGAGTCGGTGGAAGCACATCCGGGCGGCAGCGGGCGGTGGGACAGCGGTCGTCGCGGTGTGGGCTTTCGTCTCACTCGCCGCATCCGCACAGAAACCGCAGCTCACGTTCCACGCTTTACCCGAACCATCCACTTCCGGCTCGGACGTTTATCCACCGCTGGAACTGCCCGTCGATCCCAACGTGGAGCAGGCGCAGTTCCAACAGCGCGTGCCCGGCGGTTCACCGGGGCAATTAACCGGGGCTGCCGCCTCCGTGAACGATCCGGTGTATCCCGTTGTCACGATCCGCGTGCGCGTACCCGCCGACGCGGTGCCCGGCGACGATCTTAAGTACGTCATTGTGGTGCAAAATGTGTCAGCCGCGGACGCGCATTCCGTGACCGTGCGCAACCCGCTCTCGCCGGACGCTGACGTGGTCAGGGCCGAACCGCCGGTCGACGGACCAACTGGGGGGAAGGCGACTAGTGACGTGCAGCCGGGTGGCCTGTCACCACAGGGTAACCCACAAAAGCGGCAGCTTGTTTGGTCCCTCGGTACCCTCAAGGCGGGTGCGTCTAAAACCATCGAACTCGTTCTGCGCCCGAAAGCGGGCGTGACCGAACTGAACAACCTCGCTTACGTGAAGTACGAGCACGGCCAATCGGTTACGACGAAAATCGGTAAGCCCACGGTGAAAGTGACGAAGGCCGCGCCGAAGCAGACTGTGCGCGACGAGACGTACAACGTCCGCGTGCTGGTGGAGAACCTGGCGAAAGTGCCGGCCGATCACATCCGCGTGCTGGAAAACGTGCCCGCGTCGGCCGAGGTCGAACCGATCACCGCTGGGGGAAAGCGCGGACAGCAAACCGAGAAGGATACGGGTACGCAGCAGTGGGTGTGGGAAATCGCTCGACTTCAACCCGGCGAGCGGAAGGTGATTGAGTATCGCGTCACCCCGCGTGAAGCGAAAGAAATCTACACGCTCACGAGCGTGACCGGGCCGAAGCTCCACAAGGACCAAACCGCCGAGGCCCAAACGAAGGTGCTCGTACCGGGGCTGAGCCTGAAGTTCACGGGGCCGGACGGCGTGGTAAACGCGGGTGAGTCTGCGAAGTACGAGATCCTGGTGCGGAACACCGGCACGCTCCCGAGCACCGCTTTGAGAGTCACCGGTACGCTCCCCGCGGGCTGCCGACCGACCAAGAAGACCGACGGCGGCCAAATCCTCCGCGACTCGATCATGTGGCAGATTCCGCGGTTGGAGCCCGGTGAAGCCCAGACGTTCCGGTACGAACTGAAGGCGAGCACGACCGGTCGGCGCACGGTGACGAGTCAGGTATCGGACGCCCGCGGTACGCGCGCCTCGCAGGAAGTCGCGACGACATTCGCGGGGGCGGCGGCGCTCGCGTGGGAAACGAAGTTCGACTCGCTAACGGTGCAGGTCGGCAAGCAGGGTGTGCTCACGGTGGAGGTGAAGAACACCGGGAGCGAAGCGGGACGCAACGTGCGGGTTCAGGTCGAGGTTCCGGACAATGTGAGTGTGGTACAAACCACACCGAGCGTCCGCGTCGAGGGTAACCTCGTTCAGTTCAACGCGGAGTCCGTTCCTAGTAACGGAAAGGCGACGTACACGCTTACATTCAAGGGGATGAAGGCGGATCAGGCTGAGTTCCGTATTCGCATGAACGCGGACAGCCTCGGAGATCGGCCGTTGACAACGCTGAAGACGGTTTCAATTACCGGCGACGCGAAGTAA
- a CDS encoding DUF6800 family protein yields MVERRIELDRRYGRKKKMKKLKAKLETATGEARDKVLYKIKRLSPFWTEPPKPEGK; encoded by the coding sequence ATGGTCGAGCGGCGAATCGAATTGGACCGGCGCTACGGGCGCAAGAAGAAGATGAAGAAGCTCAAGGCGAAGCTGGAAACCGCGACCGGCGAAGCGCGCGACAAGGTTCTCTACAAGATCAAGCGCCTCAGCCCGTTCTGGACCGAACCGCCGAAGCCCGAAGGCAAGTAA
- a CDS encoding prolipoprotein diacylglyceryl transferase family protein — MQQVLFTIPFFKGSFPPDGIPMYGFGAMLFVCFVAVTVWGSRRAKRTANMPPERFQDMVIWLFVSGLVGARTLYMIQYSHHFPDQSIAGLIGAFFKIWEGGIIFYGSALGGVIGYGLFYYFVLRRLDVSGWRLADAVAPLLALGLAIGRIGCYLNGCCWGQVACEECRPVPLGAAHFPMLPAHARQLLVREQHLQTATGFTIEPRQVGNPFEDPRAVVASVETDSAADRAGVKSGDRITKVNDRPNYIVIELSGSDEKAQATADAFKAKGAEVETGPGGRLRVLFDSFEKYRDARLAVFGGAEGAITRDYFDVLVSEWPRGRSELKLTVERGAEQPELRFAPATIGLYPTQLYETVSMVLLILLLVAYYPYRRHDGQVMVLLMVGYAIHRFINESLRIEPTIGGGLTLSQWGSVVIFAAAVGIEAYLWLTMPSRWSGQLPPDEPATHPNPGVAPAQ; from the coding sequence ATGCAACAAGTTCTGTTCACGATCCCGTTCTTCAAAGGCTCGTTCCCGCCCGACGGCATCCCGATGTACGGGTTCGGGGCGATGCTGTTCGTGTGCTTCGTCGCGGTGACGGTGTGGGGATCGCGGCGCGCCAAGCGGACCGCGAACATGCCGCCCGAGCGGTTCCAGGACATGGTCATCTGGCTGTTCGTGTCCGGGCTGGTCGGCGCCCGCACGTTGTACATGATCCAATACTCTCACCACTTCCCGGACCAGAGCATCGCCGGGCTGATCGGCGCGTTCTTCAAGATCTGGGAAGGCGGGATCATCTTCTACGGGTCCGCGCTCGGCGGGGTGATCGGCTACGGCCTCTTCTACTACTTCGTCCTGCGCCGGCTCGACGTGTCGGGCTGGCGCCTCGCGGACGCGGTGGCCCCGCTGCTCGCACTCGGTCTGGCGATCGGCCGGATCGGGTGCTACCTCAACGGCTGCTGTTGGGGACAGGTCGCATGTGAAGAGTGCCGCCCGGTGCCGCTCGGAGCCGCGCACTTTCCGATGCTTCCGGCGCACGCGCGCCAGTTGCTCGTGCGCGAACAGCATCTCCAGACGGCCACCGGGTTCACGATCGAACCCCGGCAGGTCGGGAACCCCTTTGAAGACCCGCGTGCGGTCGTGGCTAGTGTGGAAACCGATTCGGCGGCCGACCGCGCCGGCGTGAAGTCCGGCGACCGTATCACTAAAGTGAACGACCGGCCGAACTACATCGTCATCGAACTCAGCGGGTCAGACGAAAAAGCGCAAGCGACCGCGGATGCGTTCAAAGCGAAGGGCGCGGAGGTCGAAACCGGTCCCGGTGGGCGGCTCCGCGTGCTGTTCGATTCGTTCGAGAAGTACCGCGACGCGCGGCTCGCGGTCTTCGGCGGCGCGGAGGGCGCCATCACGCGCGATTACTTCGACGTGCTGGTGAGCGAATGGCCGCGTGGGAGATCGGAACTGAAGCTCACGGTCGAACGTGGCGCGGAGCAGCCGGAACTGCGGTTCGCGCCCGCGACCATCGGGCTGTACCCGACGCAGCTCTACGAAACCGTGAGCATGGTACTCCTCATCCTGTTGTTGGTCGCGTACTATCCGTACCGCCGGCACGACGGACAGGTGATGGTGCTCCTCATGGTCGGCTACGCGATTCACCGGTTCATCAACGAATCGCTCCGGATCGAGCCGACCATCGGCGGCGGGCTGACGCTCTCGCAGTGGGGGAGCGTCGTGATTTTCGCGGCCGCGGTTGGCATCGAAGCGTACTTGTGGCTCACGATGCCGTCGCGCTGGTCGGGGCAATTGCCTCCAGACGAACCGGCCACTCACCCGAATCCCGGGGTAGCTCCCGCGCAGTGA
- a CDS encoding selenium-binding family protein, whose amino-acid sequence MDRREFLAASAASAVGVSGSLRSACAAETPGFASPKEAMKGPREELLFVTCTYANTGIDKPDYLAVVDVKPGSKTHGQVVHRLKMPKVGDELHHFGWNICSSCHGKPGDRRYLIVPGLKSGRIHIIDAKDPLALKVHKVIEPEEIAKKADLSAPHTAHCLPTGEIMLSMLGNAKGEAPGGFLLLDDKYEIKGRWEKDLAGMNFNYDFWYQPRHNAMVSSEWAAPKTFAPGPNFDDVKAGKYGQKIHVWDWKERKIKQSFDLGAAAIPLEVRFLHDPSRPIGFVGAALSSTMWRFATDGQDGQKWAADKVIELAPVKNDTFPGGAVPGLISDFVISMDDRFLYLATWLHGEVKQYDITDPSKPKLTGTVKLGGALGKPEKLKGKELSGGPQMLQLSLDGKRLYATNSLYSTWDNVFYPDLGKRGSWMVQIDCDTEKGGLALNDKFCVDFGQEPDGPSRAHEVRYPGGDCTSDIFS is encoded by the coding sequence ATGGACCGCCGCGAGTTTCTGGCCGCTTCTGCTGCGAGTGCCGTCGGCGTATCGGGGAGCCTGCGCTCCGCGTGCGCCGCGGAGACTCCCGGGTTCGCTTCACCAAAGGAGGCGATGAAGGGACCGCGCGAGGAGCTGCTTTTCGTCACCTGCACTTACGCGAACACCGGGATCGACAAGCCCGATTACCTCGCGGTGGTGGACGTGAAGCCCGGTTCCAAGACGCACGGACAGGTCGTTCACCGGCTGAAAATGCCGAAGGTCGGTGACGAACTGCACCACTTCGGCTGGAACATTTGCTCCTCGTGTCACGGCAAACCGGGCGATCGCCGGTACCTCATCGTGCCCGGTCTGAAGTCGGGCCGGATTCACATCATTGATGCGAAAGACCCGCTCGCGCTGAAGGTCCACAAGGTGATCGAGCCGGAGGAGATCGCGAAGAAGGCCGATCTGTCCGCGCCGCACACGGCCCACTGCTTGCCGACCGGCGAAATCATGCTCTCGATGCTCGGTAACGCGAAAGGCGAGGCTCCTGGCGGGTTCCTGCTGCTCGACGACAAATACGAGATCAAAGGACGGTGGGAAAAAGACTTGGCGGGGATGAACTTCAACTACGACTTCTGGTACCAACCGCGACACAACGCGATGGTGTCGAGCGAGTGGGCCGCGCCGAAGACGTTCGCTCCCGGGCCGAACTTCGACGACGTGAAGGCCGGCAAGTACGGCCAGAAGATCCACGTGTGGGACTGGAAAGAGCGGAAGATCAAGCAGTCCTTCGATTTGGGGGCGGCGGCGATCCCACTGGAAGTGCGGTTCCTCCACGACCCGTCCCGACCGATCGGATTCGTTGGTGCGGCGCTGAGCAGCACGATGTGGCGGTTCGCGACTGATGGCCAGGATGGTCAGAAGTGGGCTGCCGACAAGGTCATCGAACTTGCGCCGGTTAAGAACGACACGTTCCCCGGCGGAGCGGTGCCGGGGCTCATCAGCGACTTCGTGATCTCGATGGACGATCGCTTCTTGTATCTGGCTACGTGGTTGCACGGCGAGGTGAAACAGTACGACATCACCGACCCCAGCAAACCGAAGCTCACGGGCACCGTGAAACTCGGCGGCGCGCTCGGCAAGCCGGAAAAGCTGAAGGGGAAAGAGCTGAGCGGCGGCCCGCAAATGCTGCAACTCTCGCTCGACGGCAAGCGACTGTACGCGACGAACTCGCTCTACAGCACGTGGGACAACGTCTTCTACCCGGATCTGGGGAAGCGAGGCTCGTGGATGGTGCAGATCGACTGCGACACCGAGAAGGGTGGGCTGGCGCTGAACGACAAGTTCTGTGTGGACTTCGGCCAAGAGCCGGACGGCCCGAGCCGCGCGCACGAGGTCCGCTACCCGGGCGGTGACTGCACGAGTGACATTTTCAGTTGA
- a CDS encoding AAA family ATPase, with the protein MTDPATIEKLRPKLDPFYRAVESVLIGQRKLIDGLLIGLLTDGHVLLEGVPGLAKTLAVRTVASALHLKFARVQFTPDLLPADVIGTQIYNPRTGDFTVKQGPVFANVVLADEINRAPAKVQSALLEAMAERQVTIGESTLRLPRPFFVLATQNPIEQEGTYPLPEAQVDRFMLKVVIDYPSRADELAVLDRMGGLATSVEIPPALEANELEELRRAADSVYVDAKVKEYMIDVIRATRKPADYGLDMTGLIQLGASTRAAIALLRAAKAHAFLVGRGYVTPEDVKAAAPDVLRHRLVISFEAEAEDLRPESLVKQVLDRLPVP; encoded by the coding sequence ATGACCGATCCGGCGACAATCGAGAAACTGCGGCCGAAGCTGGACCCGTTCTACCGGGCGGTCGAGAGCGTGCTCATCGGTCAGCGTAAGTTGATCGACGGACTACTCATCGGGCTACTGACGGACGGGCACGTGCTGCTAGAAGGCGTGCCCGGGCTGGCGAAGACGCTCGCGGTGCGCACGGTCGCGAGCGCGCTGCACCTCAAGTTCGCCCGCGTCCAGTTCACGCCCGACCTGCTACCCGCGGACGTGATCGGCACGCAGATTTACAACCCGCGGACCGGCGATTTCACCGTGAAGCAGGGACCGGTGTTCGCGAACGTCGTGCTGGCTGATGAGATCAACCGCGCGCCCGCGAAGGTGCAGAGCGCGTTACTGGAAGCGATGGCCGAACGTCAGGTCACCATCGGTGAGAGCACGCTCCGGCTCCCACGGCCGTTTTTCGTGCTCGCCACGCAGAACCCCATCGAGCAGGAGGGCACGTACCCGCTCCCCGAAGCGCAGGTGGACCGGTTCATGCTCAAGGTGGTGATCGACTACCCGAGCCGCGCGGACGAACTGGCGGTTCTGGACCGAATGGGCGGTTTGGCCACGAGCGTGGAAATCCCCCCTGCCCTTGAAGCGAACGAATTAGAAGAGTTGCGACGTGCAGCGGATTCGGTATACGTCGACGCGAAGGTGAAGGAGTACATGATCGACGTGATCCGCGCCACGCGCAAGCCGGCGGATTACGGACTCGATATGACCGGGCTGATTCAGTTGGGTGCGAGCACCCGGGCCGCAATCGCGCTGCTGCGTGCGGCCAAGGCGCATGCTTTCCTCGTGGGCCGCGGGTACGTGACGCCCGAAGACGTAAAAGCCGCCGCGCCCGACGTGCTGCGCCACCGCCTCGTGATCTCCTTCGAGGCCGAGGCCGAAGACCTGCGCCCCGAATCGCTCGTCAAACAGGTACTGGACCGATTACCGGTACCGTGA
- a CDS encoding DUF4870 domain-containing protein, whose product MSVAEELDKLKKMRDDRTITEEQYERAVAELDAERDEAQIRGRRRDRDDYDDEDREPRHPRRRDYDEEYEEELSPRELEKKSREWGLFLHLSLFAGHVIPFGGIIMPIIIWQTKKDELPKLDQHGKNAVNWIISSVLYLLICIPLAFVIVGIPLLIALGVLNIVFPIIAAVRANEGRVWRYPLSISFLS is encoded by the coding sequence ATGAGCGTCGCCGAAGAACTGGACAAACTCAAAAAGATGCGCGACGACAGAACCATTACCGAGGAGCAGTACGAGCGCGCGGTGGCCGAACTCGACGCGGAGCGCGACGAAGCCCAGATCCGCGGTCGGCGCCGCGACCGGGATGATTACGATGACGAGGACCGCGAACCTCGGCACCCGCGCCGGCGCGACTACGATGAAGAGTATGAAGAGGAATTGTCGCCGCGCGAGCTAGAAAAGAAGTCGCGCGAATGGGGGCTGTTCCTGCACCTGTCGCTGTTCGCAGGGCACGTCATTCCGTTCGGCGGAATCATCATGCCTATCATCATTTGGCAGACGAAAAAGGACGAATTGCCGAAACTCGATCAGCACGGCAAGAACGCGGTGAACTGGATCATTTCGTCCGTCCTTTACTTGCTGATTTGCATCCCGCTCGCGTTCGTGATCGTCGGCATCCCGCTCCTCATCGCGCTCGGCGTGCTGAACATCGTGTTCCCGATCATCGCCGCGGTGCGGGCGAACGAGGGGCGCGTGTGGAGGTACCCGCTCTCGATTTCGTTCCTGTCGTGA
- a CDS encoding alpha/beta hydrolase family protein has translation MLRAPLALPRGFAAIALFGLIVASAGPLSAQPANKKVLTFAEYDIWRAASSVTLSRDGQFVAYLVGAENADGEAVVRHVSTGKEYRFPRGVASGTPVLGTSPRFTPNGKKVLLPLTPTKAALDKAKSDKLKTDEYPKATIAIIDLASGKELDRITGSGSFQIGGEGDGFLIYRKPTTPEPGKTETKEPTAPPAKGKGKGPLPAPGGATAGPTRTYGSDLFIRDLSGSTDRTITEVSEYSLSADEQTLVYTVSSRKDEKNGVYALNPKFGTGGSPLKVGPGRYTNLIWDEKQTKLAFFFDDSQIPAATLAPPPHPAGSSVGTPITTTPSTPTPPRYRVFVWDRAAKTEPKPITRLPLGAIGGFGAITATAVATHAPAPAALNEVLGPDTPGIKKGWTISGNTLSFSQDGTKLYVATAPERAPQPTTPLADDIQLDIWHWKDANIQPMQKLRATQDRNRTFGAVLLLDTKQFRQLSDDEVTVQQAAVGDWAMSTDDRKYKHTTGYAFPVANDYALVNVRSGAKLPIATASTANFAIAPNGKYLLSFNGKDWSTVSVPDGKKVNLTEKLAVKFFDEEHDSPSDPPPYGAAQWTSDGKFVLLSDRYDIWKIAADGSGAENLTKVGRTQGLRFTLLRPRSPDDRSPLERTVDLSKPLLLGTENLRTYDTGFYRLESGTEPRLLLMGGRSYGNPIKAKDADVYLLTVQTFSQYPDYYVTSPDFNELTRVTDINPHVKNYNWGRAEQVRYTSTDGAPLTGILVKPENFDPSKKYPMVVYIYERLSENLHQFRVPNVTRGQVVNPTFYASNGYLVLMPDIAYKIGYPGPSAIKCVLPAIQAVVDKGFVDEKAIGINGQSWGGYQIAYMVTQTNRFKAAVAGAPVSNMVSAYDGIRWGTGLPRQFQYEKTQSRIGATLWETPMRYIENSPVFMADRVQTPLLMIHNDQDDAVPWYQGIEYFLALRRLGKEAYLLNYNGEPHNLAKKPAARDFAMRMFQFFEHHLKNKPAPEWMEKGVPYIDREKEKEQWRKQYGLRDDRYER, from the coding sequence ATGCTGCGCGCTCCGCTCGCGTTGCCGCGCGGGTTCGCGGCGATTGCCCTATTCGGGTTGATCGTTGCGTCCGCCGGCCCACTTTCGGCCCAACCCGCAAACAAAAAGGTGCTCACGTTCGCGGAGTATGACATCTGGCGCGCGGCGAGCAGCGTAACCCTCTCGCGCGACGGGCAGTTCGTCGCGTACCTCGTTGGCGCGGAGAACGCGGACGGCGAAGCAGTGGTGCGGCACGTGAGCACTGGGAAGGAGTACCGGTTCCCGCGCGGCGTCGCGAGCGGAACCCCGGTGCTCGGCACGTCCCCGCGCTTCACCCCCAACGGCAAAAAGGTGCTGCTGCCGCTCACGCCCACGAAGGCGGCTCTTGATAAGGCGAAATCCGACAAGTTGAAAACGGACGAGTACCCGAAAGCCACGATCGCGATCATCGATCTGGCGAGCGGGAAGGAATTGGACCGTATCACGGGAAGCGGTTCGTTCCAGATCGGCGGCGAGGGCGACGGGTTCCTGATCTATCGCAAGCCGACCACACCCGAACCGGGCAAGACCGAGACGAAAGAGCCCACCGCGCCCCCAGCCAAAGGCAAGGGCAAGGGACCGCTCCCCGCTCCCGGCGGCGCGACCGCGGGGCCGACTCGCACCTACGGGTCCGATCTGTTCATCCGCGACCTCTCCGGCTCCACCGATCGCACGATCACCGAAGTAAGCGAGTACAGCCTCTCGGCCGACGAACAGACGCTGGTGTACACCGTGTCGTCGCGCAAGGACGAGAAGAACGGCGTGTACGCGCTGAACCCGAAGTTCGGCACCGGCGGATCGCCGCTGAAGGTCGGGCCGGGTCGGTACACGAACCTCATCTGGGACGAGAAGCAGACCAAGCTCGCGTTCTTCTTCGACGACAGCCAGATTCCGGCCGCGACGCTCGCGCCCCCACCGCACCCGGCCGGTTCGTCGGTGGGAACCCCGATCACAACGACCCCGAGCACACCCACGCCCCCGCGCTACCGCGTGTTCGTGTGGGACCGCGCGGCGAAGACCGAACCGAAGCCGATCACGCGCCTACCGCTCGGTGCGATCGGCGGGTTCGGCGCAATCACGGCGACCGCGGTCGCGACTCACGCCCCGGCCCCGGCCGCGCTCAATGAGGTTCTCGGACCCGATACGCCCGGCATCAAGAAGGGCTGGACGATCTCGGGCAACACGCTGAGCTTCTCGCAAGACGGCACGAAGCTCTACGTCGCCACCGCGCCCGAACGCGCCCCACAACCGACCACCCCGCTGGCCGATGACATTCAACTCGACATCTGGCACTGGAAGGACGCGAACATCCAGCCAATGCAGAAACTGCGCGCGACGCAGGACCGGAACCGCACGTTCGGCGCGGTCCTGCTCCTCGACACCAAGCAGTTCCGCCAACTCTCGGACGACGAGGTGACCGTGCAACAGGCCGCGGTCGGCGACTGGGCCATGAGCACCGACGACCGGAAGTACAAGCACACCACCGGGTACGCCTTCCCGGTGGCCAACGACTACGCGCTCGTGAACGTGCGGTCGGGCGCCAAATTGCCGATCGCGACCGCGAGCACGGCGAACTTCGCCATCGCACCGAACGGGAAGTACCTGCTGTCGTTCAATGGCAAAGACTGGTCCACCGTCTCCGTTCCGGACGGCAAGAAGGTGAACCTGACCGAAAAGCTCGCGGTGAAGTTCTTCGACGAGGAACACGACTCGCCGAGCGACCCGCCGCCCTACGGCGCGGCGCAGTGGACCTCGGACGGCAAGTTCGTCCTGCTGAGCGACCGGTACGACATCTGGAAGATCGCTGCCGACGGGTCCGGCGCGGAGAACCTCACGAAAGTGGGCCGCACACAGGGTCTGCGGTTCACGCTCTTGCGCCCGCGCAGCCCGGACGACCGCAGCCCGCTCGAGCGCACGGTGGACCTGAGCAAACCGCTCCTCCTCGGCACGGAGAACCTCCGCACCTACGACACCGGGTTCTACCGGCTCGAATCGGGCACGGAACCGCGGCTCCTGTTGATGGGCGGCCGCAGCTACGGCAACCCGATCAAGGCGAAGGACGCGGACGTGTACCTGCTCACGGTGCAGACGTTCTCGCAGTACCCGGACTACTACGTCACTTCGCCGGATTTCAACGAACTGACCCGCGTGACGGACATCAACCCGCACGTGAAGAACTACAACTGGGGCCGGGCGGAACAGGTCCGGTACACCAGCACGGACGGCGCCCCGCTCACCGGCATCCTCGTCAAGCCCGAGAACTTCGACCCGTCGAAGAAGTACCCGATGGTGGTGTACATCTACGAGCGGCTGTCGGAGAACCTGCACCAGTTCCGCGTGCCCAACGTGACGCGGGGCCAGGTCGTCAACCCGACGTTCTACGCGAGCAACGGCTACCTCGTGCTGATGCCGGACATCGCGTACAAGATCGGGTACCCCGGCCCCAGCGCGATCAAATGCGTGCTGCCCGCGATCCAGGCCGTAGTGGATAAGGGGTTCGTGGACGAAAAGGCGATCGGCATCAACGGCCAGTCGTGGGGCGGGTACCAGATCGCGTACATGGTCACCCAAACGAACCGCTTCAAGGCGGCGGTGGCCGGGGCGCCGGTGTCCAACATGGTGAGCGCCTACGACGGCATCCGCTGGGGCACTGGTTTGCCGCGCCAGTTCCAGTACGAGAAGACACAGAGCCGCATCGGGGCGACGCTCTGGGAAACGCCGATGCGCTACATCGAGAACTCGCCGGTCTTCATGGCAGATCGGGTGCAGACCCCGCTCCTGATGATCCACAACGACCAGGACGACGCGGTGCCGTGGTACCAGGGGATCGAGTACTTCCTGGCCCTGCGGCGCCTCGGCAAAGAAGCTTACCTGCTGAACTACAACGGCGAACCGCACAACCTCGCGAAGAAGCCGGCCGCGCGCGACTTCGCCATGCGGATGTTCCAGTTCTTCGAGCACCACTTGAAGAACAAGCCCGCGCCCGAATGGATGGAAAAGGGCGTGCCGTACATCGACCGCGAAAAGGAAAAAGAACAGTGGCGCAAGCAGTACGGTCTGCGGGACGACCGGTACGAGCGCTGA
- the aroA gene encoding 3-phosphoshikimate 1-carboxyvinyltransferase, producing MSDVTYPAELEIAPLTKPVDAAVTVPGSKSITNRALVLATLSVAEKGTTLRGVLRSEDTEVMIECLRWLGFVIDTDWDQNTVWISPEQDPRLHRKNDLIPAESANLFVGNSGTTVRFLTAAVALGQGTYRLDGIPRMRERPIKDLLDALQQLGVNAYSEHGNGCPPVVVQTTGLRGGRVRVKGDVSSQFLSALIMAAPFADGDTDIEVDGPLVSEPYIEMTFRMLQDFGLKFQVLGSGNYHIIGDQYLGVTEYAIEPDASAASYFWAAAAITGGRITVTGLNRESLQGDVRFVDVLAQMGCRIEESDSGITVHGGRLRGVDVDMNDISDTVMTLGAVACFAEGPTTIRNVGHIRHKETDRIAALATELRKLGAEVEARDDGLTIVPRALKGCAVDTYNDHRMAMSLALVGLRVPGVVIRNPGCVAKTYPGFWQDLERLRA from the coding sequence ATGTCCGACGTGACTTACCCCGCCGAACTCGAAATCGCCCCGCTCACGAAGCCCGTCGACGCGGCCGTGACCGTTCCGGGCAGCAAGAGCATCACCAACCGCGCCCTGGTGCTCGCGACGCTGTCGGTTGCCGAGAAGGGCACGACGCTCCGCGGCGTGCTCCGGAGCGAAGACACCGAGGTGATGATCGAGTGCCTCCGGTGGTTGGGGTTCGTGATCGATACCGACTGGGACCAGAACACCGTCTGGATCTCGCCCGAGCAAGACCCGAGGTTGCACCGGAAGAACGACCTCATCCCGGCCGAGTCCGCGAACCTGTTCGTCGGGAACTCGGGAACCACCGTGCGGTTCCTGACGGCCGCGGTCGCGCTGGGGCAAGGCACGTACCGGCTCGACGGCATCCCGCGGATGCGGGAGCGACCGATCAAAGACCTGCTCGACGCGCTTCAACAGCTCGGCGTGAACGCATACAGCGAGCACGGCAACGGGTGCCCGCCCGTCGTGGTTCAGACGACCGGTCTGCGCGGCGGGCGCGTGCGCGTGAAGGGCGACGTGAGCAGCCAGTTCCTGAGCGCCCTTATCATGGCCGCGCCGTTCGCGGACGGGGACACCGACATCGAAGTGGACGGGCCGCTGGTATCGGAGCCGTACATCGAGATGACGTTCAGGATGTTGCAAGACTTCGGCCTGAAGTTCCAGGTTCTCGGTTCCGGGAACTATCACATCATCGGCGACCAGTATTTGGGCGTGACCGAGTACGCCATCGAACCCGACGCCTCAGCCGCTTCATACTTCTGGGCCGCGGCAGCCATTACCGGTGGCCGGATCACGGTTACGGGGTTGAACCGCGAGTCGCTCCAGGGGGACGTGCGGTTCGTCGATGTGCTCGCACAGATGGGCTGCCGGATCGAAGAGAGCGACAGCGGTATCACGGTTCACGGCGGGCGTTTACGGGGTGTTGATGTCGACATGAACGACATCAGCGACACTGTAATGACGCTCGGGGCGGTCGCGTGCTTCGCCGAGGGGCCGACCACGATCCGCAACGTCGGGCACATTCGCCACAAGGAGACGGACCGCATCGCCGCGCTCGCGACTGAGCTGCGCAAACTCGGGGCAGAAGTCGAAGCACGCGACGACGGGCTCACAATCGTGCCGCGAGCGCTAAAGGGTTGTGCGGTAGACACCTACAACGATCACCGGATGGCGATGAGTCTGGCACTGGTCGGGTTGAGGGTACCGGGAGTGGTGATTCGCAATCCGGGCTGCGTCGCGAAGACCTACCCGGGGTTCTGGCAGGATTTGGAACGGCTCCGGGCCTGA